GCTTTGTATGGAAAACCTTTTTTAGACGTTCGGCAGTATCGGCGAAAACCGCTGAGAACTGAGGCGTCCTGTGGTGAATAATCGGCTGAGCCATCGCGAGCAATACTCTTTCAGGTACAGGTGTCGGTCCTGGTGAAAGAAGGTAGCTTTTCAACATGTTCTAGTCTCTCCTACACAGAAAAAATTTGTTGTTCAGTTGTTTCGTACCGCCAAATTGAAAGCATAATAAACAAATTCCGAAACGACGGATTATAGGCAAAATTTCGGGATTTTGCCAGTAATTCAGCTAAATAATGAATTCCGCCATCTCCATTTTTCGAGCTGAAAACGGGGAGCTAACAAATCTGCTGGTTATCAGCGGGTATTCATACCCGCACCACCGTTTAAGCCCCTCTGAGAGCGACCATCCGGAAGAGGGAAATAAAACCATTTTGTGTATGGCCCTCAGGGTATTAGAATTTCAGTAATGCTTCGTAAATATGATCTGCTCGAACTGACAGGCGCGCTGGCGGTAGTCGCCTTTTTCTGCGCGATGTCGGTTATGGCGCTCTCGTCAATAGCCGATGCGCGAATGACCCTCTCAATAAAACAGGAACGCCTTCTGGGTCTCCCAAACAGGTTTACGGTAAAGGTTCCCGATTTTCAGCAGAACGGAAAACTTACCCCATACAGGGTCAAGGAAGATGCTGAGAAGATTCTCTCCTCCGGCGGGATTGAGATCGTCAAGGACGACAAGAAAGAGCCTTTGGCAAGGATAACCGTCAATATTGTTCTCGATGCCGGCGGCGACGGCAAATCGGAACCGGCCTACCTCATAGATATAAATGTCTACAACATCTCGACCATATCTACCGAATACGACCTGCGCGAAGGGACCGTCTGGAAGATAGGCTCCTACCGCGAGCCGGTTACAAAATCATTTCCAAGAGAGGTAGACTGGCGGCTCAAAAAGCTTCTTGAATATTTCATGGAAGATTATTTCACCGCCAATCCGTATCTGAAAAAGCCTGCTCCGCGGAGATGATCCCTCAATTAGGGAGAATGGGAGATTATCTTCCCGTCGTTTCCCGCTATCCCCATTGATTACTTTTTCCATTTGGCGATAATAGTAGACGTAAACGGGCGCGGGGATGGAAACTGTTCCCGCCGACGATTTGAGTAATCAGGGGTGCTCTGCCTGAGCTGAGATTCCGATAGCTTTCGGAAAACCCTTAGAACTTGAACTGGGTAATTCTAGCGAAAGGAGATTTTATGTTTTGCCATTTCGATGTATACGGAGTTATCCCCTCCACTGTAAACCTTAAAAAAACGGGACGCAGGGGTGGTTCTTCCGTTTCAACCTGTATCGACATCGCAATCGCGCCGTACACAACACGAAAGGGAGACATCACGGATGCTTGAGATAGCCGGTAAAAAATTCAATTCGCGCCTCTTCATGGGAACAGGCAAATTCGCCTCCAACGAGGTGATGCGCGACGCGATAGCCGCCTCCGAATGCGAGCTTGCCACCGTTGCCTTAAGGAGGGTGGAACTGAACAGCGGAAAGAAAGGGATAGTGGATTACATCCCAAAAGGTGTGAACCTCCTGCCGAACACATCCGGCGCGCGTAACGCCGACGAGGCGGTGCGGATCGCGAGGATATGCAAAATGGCGGCGGGGACAAACTGGGTGAAGCTCGAAGTGATATCCGACCCGGTATACCTCCTCCCCGATCCGGTGGAAACGCTCAAGGCGGCGGAACAGCTCGTAAAGGAAGGCTTCGTGGTACTCCCATATATAAATGCCGACCCGATGCTGGCGCGCCACCTCGAAGAGGCTGGATGCGCGACGGTCATGCCGCTCGGTTCCCCTATCGGAACGAACAAGGGGCTGAAAACGGTAGAGATGATAAAGATAATCATCGACATCTGCAAGATACCGGTAGTGGTCGACGCGGGGATAGGAAAACCTTCCGACGCGGCTTACGCAATGGAGCTGGGGGCTGACGCCGTTCTGGTAAACACGGCTATCGCCATCGCACGAAATCCTGTCGAGATGGCAAAAGCCTTTAAACAGGCTGTAGAGGCTGGGCGAACCGCCCACGAATCTGGACTGGGAGATGAAAAAGATAAGGGGGAGGCCTCAAGCCCGCTGACAGGTTTCCTGGAGAGCTAAGCCCGCAATGGAACTTAAGAAACGATTCTCTTTGAACGAAAATGAGCTGGAAGAAATTCTCGCGCGCCGATCCAATGCGTCAAGACCGTATGAAGCGCTCGGCAAGGAGCACCTCTTCATCGACGATTTCGCCTCCATCTTAAAGAAGGATGACGGGGATCCCGAATTCTTCGAGAAGCTCGCTCAGCGTGCGAGGGAGATAACAAATATGCGCTTCGGCCTCGTGAAGGGGCTCTACATCCCGCTATACCTCTCGAACGCCTGCCATAACAGCTGTACATACTGCGGTTTCAGCATCGATAACCGCGTGAAGAGAGTTACCCTCAAGATCGAAGAAGTCCACAACGAGCTGAAGACCATCTACGCGAAAGGTTTCAGGAACATACTCCTTGTTTCCGGAGAACTGAAAGATTTCAGCAACAGGGAGTATCTTGCCGAGTGCGTGAAAGCGGCGCGCGACAGAGGGTTCCACTCTATCGCGGTGGAGCTTGGGGCCCTTGACGGAGAGTCCGCAAAGATGCTGGCAAAGGCCGGGGCTCAAAGCTTTGTCCTTTACCAGGAGACATACCACAGGGAAACCTACGGAAAGATCCACACCGGGGGATTGAAAAAGGATTTCGACCTTCGTCTGCAGGGGATAGGGAGGGCGATAGAAGCGGGATTCAAACAGGCAACTCTCGGATTTCTGGCTGGACTCCACGATTACAGGTTCGAAGCGCTCGCGCTATACAGCCATCTCTCATTTTTGAAGAAAGAGTACAGGGATATAGAATTTTCCGTCTCCTTCCCTCGACTGACGCAGGCGTACGGAGTGAGAGGGAGTTTCGAAAGGGTGAAAGATAAAAGTTACGCGACGATGCTGATGGCCTTCCGGCTCGCATTCCCCGAAGTTTCAATAAACCTCTCCACGCGGGAGACCCCCGCTTTCCGCGATGGGATGTCGAGGATCTGCGCCACACACCTTAGCGTGGAATCGAAGACACAACCGGGGGGATATATAGAGGGGGAAAACGGAGAACTGGAACAATTTACCGTTCACGACGGCAGGACGCTGGATGAAATGACCGCGGCTCTGAAAAGGATGGGATACGACGTGCATTTCAAGGATTGGGAGATGGAGCTGAACAGAATATGAAAGCCGGCAAGGTGAAAGTAAGGATCAATGGAGAGGAGAGGGTGTTTGAAAATGATCTTACGCTCCTTGAACTCCTTGGAAGCATGGGGCTCCCCGAAAAGTCGGTCTTCATAGAGTACAACCGGGAACCGCTCGACAGGAGCCTCTACTCCGAAACGAGGATAAAGGAAGGGGATGTCATGGAGATAGTAACCATGATGGCCGGCGGGTGACGCACCCGAAATGATCCATCCCAATGTAAAAGAGCCAAACAGCGCCCCGAAGGTCTTTTCCGCAGGCTCCGGCAATCCGGTGGCGGAATCGGAAATTCTCAAGTCTATTGAAGTCGCATATGAAAATAGCCCCTTCCCGGAATTGCCACAAACTATAACGCAGTGTGATGCCAGAGATGTTTTCAAAGTTCAGATGAATGCGGACGATGAATTTGTAAAGACCTTTAAGAAATGTTTTGGAGCCGGGCGCAATATCGTTATCGGGGAAGTTGCAGATGGTTTCGCGGAAGATGCGGATGCCGGCCGTCTTGCGGAGATGCTTCCGTACATCAAACTTCTGATAATCGGAAAGGGCGAGACGGAGAGAGTAGCCGGAAGGAGTATCGCCACCATAGGGGATGCCGAATCGTCGGCGAATTTCTTTATCGAGTCCGGCGCAAAGGGGGTACTGATAAAAAATGCCGGCTCTTCCCCGAAGTATTGCGAAGATCTTTATTGCGGCGGCGGAAAAAGTTTTATTATCGCCTCAAACCGGATAAGCGACGCTTCACAAACCGGCAAGAGCAACGCGCTTTCCGCTGTGATAGCCGGGGGGCTCTCATCCGGCCTTGGAATGGCTGATTCCCTGGTAATGGCAAGAGCTGTTTCGCAGAGCCGTATCAGACTTGGTGGATCTTTTTCCCGCTCAAGTACGTTCCCGGTGGAGCCTGCCGATTTTCCATGGATATCGGATTCCTTTCAAACCGAACCGGAACTTCACCACTTCCCCGGCCTGGGGAACGATAGGCCCGAACTCTATCCGATAGTCGACAGTTATGAATGGATAAAACGGCTCCTCCCGCTCGGTATCAAGACTATTCAGCTGAGGATAAAAAATCTTAAAGGAGATGAACTTGAAAGCGAAATTCAGAAATCTGTCGCACTTGCATGGGAGAAGGGGGTGCGGCTTTTCATAAATGATTTTTGGGAACTCGCGATTAAACATCGTGCCTACGGAGTTCATCTCGGTATGGAGGATTTAACATCGGCCGACATGAATGAAATATGGAACGCCGGAACAAGGCTCGGTCTCAGCACGCACTGCTATTTTGAAGCGGCGATAGCGCACCGGCACCGCCCTTCATACATCGCGCTTGGCCCTGTCTATTTCACAAAACTGAAATCTATGGATTTCCCGCCGCAGGGGACAGAGGTGCTCAAGCTCTGGCGAAAACTTTTCGACTATCCGCTCGTGGCGATAGGGGGGATCACGCTGGATAAAGCGGGTGAAATACTTCCCTGCAAACCGGATCTTATTTCGGTGGTAAGGGACGTCACTCAATCGGAAGATCCTGAAGAGAGGGTTGAAGAGTGGAAAAGAGCGATTAACAGGAGTTAGCTGGTTTTGAAATATCCGTGGTTGAATTCTGGATGAAGTGGATTCCTAGTACGCAAGAGGAGAGCCTCATCGCGAATCGGTATCCTCAAATCTGAAGTTACGCTGACAACAGCTGAAGCAGGGCAAGAGTCTGGGAAACGTGTTTCTTATCTCTTGCCCTGGTTCAGAATATCGTCAATTATCTTGCCGGCAATCTTGTCGCTCGGAACCTTATAGGTGCCATCATCTATCTGCGACTTCAGTTCCTGAACCTTCTCAACTCTGATATCAGGAGCTTTCTTTACCTGCTCGCTGATCCTGGCGACTTCCTTGCCCAATTCTGAGACAAGAACCTTTTCACCAGACGTGGCTGAGGACGATTCGGAGCTTTTTGAAGCCGAAGAGGACGCCTGTCCCGCCTTTTCGGATTTGCCTGGCCCGCTTATCCTGTCCTTTTTAAAGGAACCGGAATCACCGCCCAATATCTTCATTTCAAACCTCCTAAACTAAGCTAAAATGCCCGTCCTGTTCTACCGAGGGGGTCCACCCTCTATTTAACTTCTCGGCATATCCGCAAAAATACTTTACCACTTTCTTTATACATAACCTATTGGTTTTTATAGCCATTGTAAAATACTTTACCTGGATATCTTTTCCTCCCATGCTATTTCGGCAATGAGGGGGTGAAACTTGATAGGTGCGGGGCGCTTTTTTTCCATTTTCAGGAGATTCCCCCTTTTTCCCCCACCCCATTCATCTCCACGCCGCTTTTAACGGTCTCCTTGGCAAATCGAAGTCCCGATTCCAGCAGTTCAATGGCGGCCCTTTCGCCAGGGTCCATCTTGGCAAATTTTGCGCCATCGCATGTTTCAAGCATCCCTATTATCAGCTCACGATAGCCTGATATTTCCGGCGGAAAATTACGGGAGAGCTCCCAGGTGGTGTACTCCATTGACTGCACCCCGTACTCTTCTTCTATATAAAGCCTTATCGCCTCGGATACGCCGGAAAAATGTTCCTTTATCATCCCTTTGGCGTAGAGGTTCTCCGCTCTCAGCCGTTCCAGCTCCTTTACCACCCGTTCAAAAGGGGTGAGCCTCTTTTTATTTTCAAGATGCTCAAGCCTCCGCGCCGCCCATTTTCTGTAAAGCAGATACAGCGCCGCCACCCCCGCTGCCGCCAGCAATAGCGGAATTATGTATACCTTCCAATCCCGTGTCGGCTCAACGATTCCCGCAATTACGTCCGGGTCGGGCTCCCCCTCACCCTCAGCGACAAGCGGTTTTACATCTATGAAAACGTCGTTCGCCTTCGTCTTTTGTGTCTCGCCGCCGCTCACGGTCCACTCGAAAACATATTCCGGCAGTTTGAGCCTTCCGGTATCGAACGGGGCCAGAACGAATGTCAAAGTGTACTTTGGATGATCCCCCGTCACATTCACATCGAGCGCCTCAAAGGGGCCGTGCGGACCGAGGCGAACCAGAGGCTTTATCTCTTCATTGCCATCAGACTCGATAGTGATGATGTAGATTATCCGATCCCCTATCTCGACGCTCTCCGGCTCAACCATGGCAGAAACGGTCACCTCCGCGTACGAGGGGGATAAATGCAGAAACATGAAAACAAGAACAAAGGCCGGCATTCGAGTCGTTTTCTGCCAAAACATCATCAGCCTCTCCACCTATTTAAATATTTCGAATGCATAGGATATTTCAATATTACAAATACGGTAACATGGCATAACTAAATCCGTAACACTCGATCACTTCCAACTCCGCCATAAAATTATCTCCCAGAAGCGAGGCGCTTCTCCCTTTTCTTGAAAAATTTCACCAGCGGATCCGCCACCGACTTGTTTGACGGTATCGGAATATGATCCACTCCGCACTGGCCGAAAGTTTTCTTCAAATACATCTCGCGCCTCCGAACCTCTTTGTCAAAACGGATCCTGAAGTCGGGATTCGAGCTGTCCACCAGTATCTCCTCTCCCGTTTCCGCGTCTAGCAGCGTTACGAGCCCCGCGTCCGGAAGCGTTTTTTCAGCCGGATCAAAGACCTCCACCGCTATCACGTCATGTCTTTTCGACGCCACGCTTAGCGGTTTCGTTAACGGCTCTTCCGTTACGAAATCCGAAATTAAAAAAACTATCGCCTTTCTTTTTACCGTCATGCTCAGCCTTTCAAGCGCGCCTATGACATTGGTGTCGCTCCCCTGCGGTTTGAAGAAAAGTATCTCCCTGATTATTCTCAGAACATGCTTTCGCCCCTTGGATGGGGGGATGAATAGCTCGACCGAACCTGTAAATACAAGAAGCCCGACCTTGTCGCCGTTCCTTATGGCGGAAAAAGCGAGCGTGGCGCAAAGCTCCGCTATCGCTTCCATCTTGAATCTCCCCTCGGTGCCGAAGTTCCCGGAAGCCGAAGCGTCGACCATCAGTATTACCGTCAGCTCCCGCTCCTCGTTGAAAACCTTTATGAACGGCTTTCCGCTTCGCGCGGTGACGTTCCAGTCGATCGAGCGGACATCGTCCCCCGGATTGTACTGGCGGACTTCGGCGAACTCCATTCCCGAACCTTTAAAGACGGAGTGATACTCTCCCGAAAAGACCGCTTCGACGAGTTTGCGGGTCTTTATCTCAAGACGTCTTATACGCCTGAAAATCTCCCTCGGCAACCGGGAGGAATCTTCATTCGTCTCTCCCATTTTTACGGAACCGGAACAGCTTCGAAAATTGATTTAACGATATCGTCGGACGTCATATTTTCCGCCTCCGCCTCGTAGGTAGGGATTATCCTGTGGCGAAGAATGTCGAGACCGACAGCCTTTATATCATCCGGGTTTACATAGCCGCGATGGCGCAGGAAGGCGTGGGCCTTGGCGGCGTTTGTCAGGTAAATGGAAGCGCGCGGCGAAGCGCCGTACTCGATCAGGTCCCCGATATTGAGGCCGTAATCCTTCGGCTTTCTGGAAGCGAAAACAATATCGACGACATATTTGTATATCTTCTCATCAACGTAAATCTCGTCGATGACCTCCCTCGCCTCGATGATCTCGGTGGAGCCAATCACGGTATTCGTATTCGCCTTGAAACCGGTAGACATCCTCTTCACAATCTCCAGCTCCTCGTTCATGGTCGGATAATCGAGTTTCAATTTCATCATGAACCTGTCGACCTGCGCTTCGGGGAGCTGGTATGTCCCCTCCTGCTCTATCGGATTCTGCGTGGCTAGTACCATGAATGGTTCGTCGAGCTTGAAGGTCTCTCCCCCTATCGTTATCTGTTTTTCCTGCATAGCCTCGAGGAGCGCCGACTGCACCTTGGCGGGGGCGCGGTTGATCTCGTCCGCCAGTACGATGTTGGTGAATATCGGCCCCTTCTTGACGGAAAATTTACCGCTCTTGACGTCGTAAATTTCGGTGCCGATAAGATCCGCCGGGAGAAGGTCCGGCGTGAACTGCAGGCGGACAGTATCAAGCTTCATCGCCTTTGACAAAGTGGTAACAGCAAGCGTCTTCGCCAGCCCAGGCACCCCTTCAAGAAGAACATGGCCGCGGCAAAGGAGGGCGATAACTATCTTCTCGAGCATCACCTGCCTGCCGACGATGGTTTTGCCTATCTCCCTGAAAAGGAGATCGACGAAGGCCGATTTCTCTTTTGCTTTTTCATTAATCGCACTGATATCGACGTTCAACGTTTTTCCTCCAGAATCAAACCGTTAAAAAGAAACCATTATATTGATGACGTACCGGGTAGACAAATCCCAATATTTCCGCCATATCCCGAGAAGTAAATACGATGCTGTGGGAATTCAGAAATCGAGCCCCTTCTGTGCCGGTATCCCCTTTTCAAACGGGTGTTTCACCGGCCTTATCTCCGATACCATATCGGCGCAGGAGACAAGCTCGGCGGGGGCGTCGCGCCCCGTAAGTATAAGATGCATGGCAGTCGGCTTTTTTTTAACCAGTTCCAATACATCGTCGATGCTGACCAGCCCCGCCCGGATGGCGTAAATAATCTCGTCGAGAACCACAACCCCAAAATCCCCTTCCAGCGCCTTCGCGGCTGTCTCCAGCCCCTTTTGCGCCGCGGCGACATGCTCCTCGCGCGGTTTCCCCTCCTGCCATGTAAAACCCTCGCCGACACGCACAACCTCAAGGAGCCCTTCAAAACGTTTTGCCGAGTGAAGCTCCCCCGTATCCATCGTCCCTTTAATGAACTGAATGACCTTGCATTTCATGCCGTGACCGAGGGCGCGGAAAACCGTCCCGAAAGCGGCGGAGGTTTTCCCCTTGCCATCACCGGTGAAGATCACCGTCAAACCCCTTATATCCTTTCCCATATGTTTCCTCCCCCTTTGATGCTCAAACAGAAAATTCCCTGGCATTCCTTGAGGCCAGAAGCCAGATAAAGA
The DNA window shown above is from Nitrospinota bacterium and carries:
- the thiS gene encoding sulfur carrier protein ThiS, which codes for MKAGKVKVRINGEERVFENDLTLLELLGSMGLPEKSVFIEYNREPLDRSLYSETRIKEGDVMEIVTMMAGG
- the cobO gene encoding cob(I)yrinic acid a,c-diamide adenosyltransferase, which gives rise to MGKDIRGLTVIFTGDGKGKTSAAFGTVFRALGHGMKCKVIQFIKGTMDTGELHSAKRFEGLLEVVRVGEGFTWQEGKPREEHVAAAQKGLETAAKALEGDFGVVVLDEIIYAIRAGLVSIDDVLELVKKKPTAMHLILTGRDAPAELVSCADMVSEIRPVKHPFEKGIPAQKGLDF
- a CDS encoding AAA family ATPase, which codes for MNVDISAINEKAKEKSAFVDLLFREIGKTIVGRQVMLEKIVIALLCRGHVLLEGVPGLAKTLAVTTLSKAMKLDTVRLQFTPDLLPADLIGTEIYDVKSGKFSVKKGPIFTNIVLADEINRAPAKVQSALLEAMQEKQITIGGETFKLDEPFMVLATQNPIEQEGTYQLPEAQVDRFMMKLKLDYPTMNEELEIVKRMSTGFKANTNTVIGSTEIIEAREVIDEIYVDEKIYKYVVDIVFASRKPKDYGLNIGDLIEYGASPRASIYLTNAAKAHAFLRHRGYVNPDDIKAVGLDILRHRIIPTYEAEAENMTSDDIVKSIFEAVPVP
- a CDS encoding DUF58 domain-containing protein; amino-acid sequence: MGETNEDSSRLPREIFRRIRRLEIKTRKLVEAVFSGEYHSVFKGSGMEFAEVRQYNPGDDVRSIDWNVTARSGKPFIKVFNEERELTVILMVDASASGNFGTEGRFKMEAIAELCATLAFSAIRNGDKVGLLVFTGSVELFIPPSKGRKHVLRIIREILFFKPQGSDTNVIGALERLSMTVKRKAIVFLISDFVTEEPLTKPLSVASKRHDVIAVEVFDPAEKTLPDAGLVTLLDAETGEEILVDSSNPDFRIRFDKEVRRREMYLKKTFGQCGVDHIPIPSNKSVADPLVKFFKKREKRLASGR
- a CDS encoding thiamine phosphate synthase — encoded protein: MIHPNVKEPNSAPKVFSAGSGNPVAESEILKSIEVAYENSPFPELPQTITQCDARDVFKVQMNADDEFVKTFKKCFGAGRNIVIGEVADGFAEDADAGRLAEMLPYIKLLIIGKGETERVAGRSIATIGDAESSANFFIESGAKGVLIKNAGSSPKYCEDLYCGGGKSFIIASNRISDASQTGKSNALSAVIAGGLSSGLGMADSLVMARAVSQSRIRLGGSFSRSSTFPVEPADFPWISDSFQTEPELHHFPGLGNDRPELYPIVDSYEWIKRLLPLGIKTIQLRIKNLKGDELESEIQKSVALAWEKGVRLFINDFWELAIKHRAYGVHLGMEDLTSADMNEIWNAGTRLGLSTHCYFEAAIAHRHRPSYIALGPVYFTKLKSMDFPPQGTEVLKLWRKLFDYPLVAIGGITLDKAGEILPCKPDLISVVRDVTQSEDPEERVEEWKRAINRS
- a CDS encoding radical SAM protein is translated as MELKKRFSLNENELEEILARRSNASRPYEALGKEHLFIDDFASILKKDDGDPEFFEKLAQRAREITNMRFGLVKGLYIPLYLSNACHNSCTYCGFSIDNRVKRVTLKIEEVHNELKTIYAKGFRNILLVSGELKDFSNREYLAECVKAARDRGFHSIAVELGALDGESAKMLAKAGAQSFVLYQETYHRETYGKIHTGGLKKDFDLRLQGIGRAIEAGFKQATLGFLAGLHDYRFEALALYSHLSFLKKEYRDIEFSVSFPRLTQAYGVRGSFERVKDKSYATMLMAFRLAFPEVSINLSTRETPAFRDGMSRICATHLSVESKTQPGGYIEGENGELEQFTVHDGRTLDEMTAALKRMGYDVHFKDWEMELNRI
- a CDS encoding thiazole synthase, which encodes MLEIAGKKFNSRLFMGTGKFASNEVMRDAIAASECELATVALRRVELNSGKKGIVDYIPKGVNLLPNTSGARNADEAVRIARICKMAAGTNWVKLEVISDPVYLLPDPVETLKAAEQLVKEGFVVLPYINADPMLARHLEEAGCATVMPLGSPIGTNKGLKTVEMIKIIIDICKIPVVVDAGIGKPSDAAYAMELGADAVLVNTAIAIARNPVEMAKAFKQAVEAGRTAHESGLGDEKDKGEASSPLTGFLES
- the flgM gene encoding flagellar biosynthesis anti-sigma factor FlgM, producing the protein MKILGGDSGSFKKDRISGPGKSEKAGQASSSASKSSESSSATSGEKVLVSELGKEVARISEQVKKAPDIRVEKVQELKSQIDDGTYKVPSDKIAGKIIDDILNQGKR